A section of the Candidatus Omnitrophota bacterium genome encodes:
- a CDS encoding acetyl-CoA carboxylase carboxyltransferase subunit alpha translates to MNGLDFEKPIIELERKIEELRNFTSDKKIDIKAEINKLEEKLKKLKKEIYSNLSAWQRVQIARHPKRPYSADYIQMILTDFLELHGDRAFADDLAIIGGLAKLEGRKIVVIGHQKGRDTKENILRNFGCAHPEGYRKSIRLMELAEDFKLPILTFIDTPGAYPGIGAEERGQAVAIAYNLRRMISLAVPIVVVVIGEGGSGGALGISVGDKICVMENAYYSVISPEGCAAILWKDSSKAPLASETLKMTAKDLLDFGIIDEVISEPLGGAHRDPHKAGNEMKSTIIRLFDELDSKSIDKILQARYEKFRSIGRIQSS, encoded by the coding sequence ATGAATGGATTAGATTTTGAAAAACCAATTATAGAACTAGAAAGAAAGATTGAAGAACTGAGGAATTTTACCTCTGATAAAAAAATCGACATCAAAGCAGAAATAAATAAGCTGGAGGAGAAGTTAAAGAAACTTAAAAAAGAAATCTATAGTAATCTTAGTGCCTGGCAGCGAGTTCAGATTGCGCGCCATCCCAAAAGGCCTTATTCAGCCGATTATATCCAGATGATCTTGACTGATTTCTTAGAGTTACACGGGGATAGGGCTTTTGCTGATGATTTGGCGATTATCGGTGGTCTAGCTAAACTTGAGGGGCGTAAGATAGTTGTTATAGGCCATCAAAAAGGCAGAGATACAAAGGAAAATATATTGCGTAATTTTGGCTGTGCTCATCCTGAAGGATATCGCAAAAGCATAAGACTTATGGAGCTAGCGGAAGATTTCAAACTTCCGATTCTCACATTCATTGATACCCCTGGAGCATATCCAGGCATAGGCGCAGAAGAAAGAGGACAGGCCGTAGCAATAGCTTATAATCTTAGAAGAATGATTTCTTTGGCAGTGCCGATTGTAGTTGTTGTTATTGGAGAAGGTGGTAGTGGCGGAGCTTTAGGCATAAGCGTTGGTGATAAAATCTGCGTTATGGAAAACGCCTATTATTCTGTAATTTCCCCTGAAGGATGTGCAGCCATACTTTGGAAGGACAGCAGCAAGGCGCCTTTGGCTTCTGAGACCCTCAAGATGACAGCAAAAGATTTATTGGATTTTGGGATTATTGACGAGGTAATATCTGAACCATTGGGAGGCGCCCACCGCGATCCTCATAAAGCAGGCAATGAGATGAAATCGACAATTATAAGGCTGTTTGATGAATTGGATTCAAAGAGTATTGATAAAATCTTACAGGCTCGTTACGAAAAATTCAGGAGCATTGGCCGTATTCAGTCTAGCTAA
- a CDS encoding slipin family protein produces MNFGIFVAIIVFYLLNCIKVLNEYERAVIFRLGRVVSKPAGPGLIFIFKPIDRAIRVSLRTVTLDVPPQDIITKDNVSVKVNAVVYYKVMDPNKSILDVEDYDFATSQMSQTTLRSVVGQASLDELLSERDKLNSRLQEIIDKATDPWGIKVSTVEIKHVDLPQEMQRAMARQAEAEREKRAKIIAADGEHQAAEKLTMAAERVAKQPLAMQLRYLQTLVEIASEKSSTIVFPIPLDMLSSIFNTGKK; encoded by the coding sequence ATGAACTTCGGAATTTTTGTTGCCATCATTGTTTTTTACCTGTTAAACTGCATCAAGGTTTTAAATGAATATGAACGTGCCGTTATCTTCAGGCTAGGCAGGGTTGTCTCCAAACCCGCTGGCCCGGGTCTAATCTTCATCTTCAAGCCTATAGATCGTGCCATAAGGGTTAGCCTGCGTACTGTAACCTTAGATGTCCCGCCACAGGATATTATCACAAAAGACAATGTCTCGGTAAAAGTAAACGCTGTTGTCTATTATAAGGTTATGGATCCTAACAAATCAATCCTCGACGTTGAAGACTACGATTTTGCTACAAGTCAGATGTCTCAGACAACTCTGCGCAGTGTAGTAGGTCAAGCTAGTCTTGATGAGTTATTATCAGAAAGGGATAAATTAAATTCGCGCCTGCAGGAAATTATTGATAAGGCAACTGACCCCTGGGGAATTAAGGTCTCCACAGTTGAGATTAAACATGTTGATTTACCTCAGGAGATGCAGAGGGCAATGGCAAGACAGGCCGAGGCAGAAAGGGAAAAGAGGGCCAAGATTATAGCTGCAGACGGCGAACATCAGGCAGCAGAAAAATTAACCATGGCGGCGGAACGTGTTGCCAAACAGCCGCTTGCAATGCAGCTGAGATATCTGCAAACACTGGTAGAGATAGCTAGCGAAAAATCTTCTACTATAGTATTCCCCATTCCCTTGGATATGCTTAGTTCTATATTTAATACGGGAAAGAAATAA
- a CDS encoding nodulation protein NfeD encodes MIRKTKRMYLIFALSCIFVLLSAPLGYSQSRKINVVTIDNYIINPVTRDYITEAIETTQKDNDICLLIQLDTPGGLLEATRDIVKKMMNADIPIVVYVAPSGGRAASAGLFITLASHVAAMAPSTNIGAAHPVALGIGAPKFDEKDKEAEKFNFSKKDKKQSESPDAMADKIMNDTIAWVTTIAKNRNRNVDWSIKAVTESVSATEKEAQRLKVVDFIADDLDQLVKKLHGLTIKTKTKEFKLDTENSQINFIELSTQQKILNSLINPNIAYIFMLLGFLGLLFEFTHPGIGFPGIAGLIAIILAFYAFQALPVNYAGVALIILAIILFIAEAMTPTFGLLTLGGLVAMTLGSLMLFNSKLPFLRVSLNVIIPIVLASSLIIIFLMSNVIKAHRKKVAIGPETMIGKEATVYSQIRKKGKVFFDGMIWNAISTSTIGKGQKVIIEKIDGLTLTVKAKKKEKG; translated from the coding sequence ATGATTAGAAAAACTAAAAGAATGTATCTAATATTTGCTCTGTCTTGTATATTTGTACTTCTTAGTGCGCCTTTAGGCTATTCGCAATCTAGGAAAATCAACGTCGTCACCATAGATAACTATATTATTAATCCAGTAACCAGGGATTATATTACAGAGGCAATTGAGACAACACAAAAAGATAACGACATCTGCCTCCTGATACAGCTGGATACTCCCGGCGGCCTCTTAGAGGCAACTAGAGACATCGTTAAAAAAATGATGAATGCTGATATACCAATCGTGGTATACGTTGCGCCTTCGGGAGGACGGGCTGCCTCAGCAGGATTATTCATAACGCTTGCAAGTCACGTGGCAGCTATGGCGCCTTCTACCAATATTGGAGCAGCCCATCCTGTTGCCTTAGGAATTGGTGCACCAAAATTTGATGAGAAAGATAAAGAGGCTGAAAAATTTAATTTTTCAAAAAAAGACAAAAAGCAATCAGAATCCCCTGATGCAATGGCAGATAAGATTATGAATGATACAATTGCCTGGGTTACTACTATTGCTAAAAACAGGAATCGCAATGTAGACTGGTCAATCAAGGCGGTTACCGAAAGCGTATCCGCAACAGAAAAAGAAGCGCAGAGACTAAAAGTTGTAGATTTTATCGCCGATGATTTAGACCAGCTAGTTAAAAAACTCCACGGCCTGACAATCAAAACAAAAACAAAAGAATTTAAATTGGACACAGAAAACTCCCAGATAAACTTTATCGAATTGAGCACACAGCAAAAAATCTTGAATTCCCTGATAAACCCTAATATCGCCTACATCTTCATGCTTCTAGGGTTTTTGGGGTTACTTTTTGAATTTACGCATCCGGGAATTGGTTTTCCTGGCATTGCCGGACTAATAGCTATAATCCTTGCCTTTTATGCATTTCAAGCGCTTCCAGTAAATTATGCCGGGGTAGCCTTAATTATCCTGGCAATAATACTTTTCATCGCCGAAGCCATGACCCCGACATTCGGACTGCTGACATTAGGAGGGCTTGTGGCAATGACATTGGGCTCTTTGATGTTATTTAATTCAAAACTGCCTTTTTTGCGAGTTTCTTTAAATGTAATTATTCCAATAGTTCTGGCCAGCAGCCTTATTATAATATTTCTGATGAGCAATGTAATTAAGGCACATAGAAAGAAGGTGGCTATAGGGCCTGAGACAATGATCGGGAAAGAGGCAACTGTTTACAGTCAGATAAGAAAAAAAGGCAAGGTTTTCTTTGACGGCATGATCTGGAATGCCATAAGCACATCAACCATAGGCAAAGGCCAAAAGGTCATTATTGAAAAAATTGACGGCCTTACCCTGACAGTTAAAGCGAAGAAAAAAGAAAAAGGTTAA
- the leuS gene encoding leucine--tRNA ligase has protein sequence MTYNFKATEEKWQKFWEENQVFEVMPDAKKPKFYCLEMFPYPSGKIHMGHVRNYTIADVTARYKWMRGYNVLHPIGFDAFGQPAENAAIKNRSDAASWTYKCIDWMRQEMRRMGFSYDWPREISTCEPEYYRWNQWIFLKMYERGLAYKKPATVNWCPNCATTLANEEVASGVCWRCDKPVVQKELEQWFLKITEYRDILLEDLKLLKDWPSRVLTMQENWIGRSEGVEISFKIEGFPQTISVFTTRVDTIFGATYIVLAPEHEIISKIKDKISNIKEVERYIKKSQQKTKRERIDLINKKTGVKIKGVAATNPVNNEKIPIYIADYVLMEYGTGAIMAVPCHDQRDFLFAKEHALPMRIVIQEPNSKAQTVQDLTEAYEADGEQVNSGQFDGMDNQKAKKEIACWMEAEKIGKRTVHYRLRDWLISRQRYWGTPIPIIYCSDCGTVPVADKDLPVRLPQNLKVSGKEGSPLAKSKEFLDVSCPKCNKKARRDTDTMTTFIDSSWYFLRFCSPKFNEAPFKQEDVKYWMPVDQYIGGIEHAILHLLYSRFFTKFLKDLGLLNFPEPFKRLLTQGMVLKDGEVMSKSKGNVIDPDTVINKYGADTLRLFILFAAPPETELEYNERAIEGSWRFLQRVWRLLERVQDAGCKREEKTPDPQLQRKTHQTIKKVSEDLENFKFNTAISAVMELVNEIYKQPAVSLEIKQTVKTVVLLLAPIIPHICEEMWQILGGKASVAKAAWPTYKQELTKTSSMTIIIQVNGKLRSKIDVDAGVEDEKIKELSLNDEKIKRLIAGKKIKKIITVKGKLVNIVI, from the coding sequence ATGACTTACAATTTTAAAGCAACTGAAGAAAAATGGCAGAAATTCTGGGAGGAGAATCAGGTATTTGAGGTTATGCCTGACGCCAAGAAGCCCAAATTTTACTGTCTAGAGATGTTTCCCTATCCTTCTGGAAAAATCCATATGGGCCATGTGCGTAATTATACAATCGCTGATGTCACAGCACGCTATAAATGGATGCGCGGTTACAATGTCTTGCACCCAATCGGATTTGATGCATTTGGTCAGCCTGCGGAAAATGCCGCTATTAAAAACAGGAGCGATGCAGCAAGCTGGACATATAAATGTATTGATTGGATGCGACAAGAGATGCGGCGCATGGGCTTTTCCTACGACTGGCCGCGAGAGATCTCAACTTGTGAGCCGGAATATTACCGGTGGAATCAGTGGATATTCTTAAAGATGTATGAGCGTGGTCTGGCATATAAAAAGCCGGCTACGGTGAATTGGTGCCCAAATTGTGCCACGACTTTGGCTAATGAAGAGGTTGCATCAGGTGTTTGCTGGCGTTGCGATAAGCCTGTTGTACAGAAGGAATTAGAGCAGTGGTTTTTAAAAATTACAGAATACAGAGATATTTTATTGGAAGATTTAAAGTTGCTTAAAGATTGGCCAAGCCGTGTACTGACCATGCAGGAAAATTGGATCGGCAGAAGTGAGGGCGTAGAGATTTCCTTTAAAATAGAAGGTTTTCCCCAAACGATTAGTGTATTTACTACAAGGGTTGATACTATATTCGGTGCTACATATATTGTGCTTGCCCCCGAGCATGAGATAATATCAAAAATCAAAGATAAGATATCAAATATCAAAGAAGTTGAAAGATATATTAAGAAGTCGCAGCAAAAGACTAAGCGCGAACGCATAGATTTGATTAATAAAAAGACCGGAGTAAAAATAAAAGGTGTGGCTGCCACCAACCCTGTGAATAATGAAAAGATACCGATATATATAGCCGATTATGTATTAATGGAGTATGGCACAGGCGCAATTATGGCAGTGCCTTGTCACGATCAGCGTGATTTCCTATTTGCTAAAGAGCACGCATTGCCGATGCGGATTGTTATTCAAGAGCCGAACAGTAAGGCTCAAACAGTGCAAGATTTGACTGAGGCTTATGAGGCAGATGGTGAACAGGTGAATTCTGGTCAATTTGATGGCATGGATAATCAGAAGGCAAAGAAAGAGATTGCATGCTGGATGGAAGCAGAAAAGATAGGAAAAAGAACTGTTCATTATCGTCTGCGTGATTGGTTGATATCGCGGCAGCGTTATTGGGGCACGCCTATTCCTATTATCTATTGTTCGGATTGCGGCACTGTTCCTGTAGCTGATAAGGATTTACCTGTTAGACTGCCGCAAAATCTAAAGGTATCAGGCAAAGAAGGCTCTCCCTTAGCAAAAAGTAAGGAGTTTTTAGATGTTTCCTGTCCGAAGTGTAATAAAAAAGCTCGTCGTGATACGGATACAATGACTACCTTTATTGATTCTTCTTGGTATTTCTTGCGTTTTTGCTCACCCAAATTCAATGAAGCCCCTTTTAAACAGGAAGATGTAAAATATTGGATGCCGGTAGATCAATATATTGGTGGCATTGAACATGCTATTTTGCATTTGTTATATTCGCGTTTTTTCACTAAATTTTTAAAGGATCTGGGCCTGCTCAATTTTCCAGAGCCGTTTAAACGCTTGCTGACTCAAGGCATGGTACTTAAAGACGGAGAGGTAATGTCTAAGTCTAAAGGCAATGTCATAGATCCAGATACTGTTATCAATAAATACGGGGCTGACACCTTGCGACTTTTTATACTTTTTGCCGCTCCTCCAGAGACAGAACTTGAATATAATGAACGTGCTATAGAAGGCAGTTGGAGATTCCTGCAGCGTGTATGGAGACTCCTGGAGAGGGTGCAAGATGCTGGATGCAAGAGAGAAGAGAAGACTCCAGATCCTCAATTGCAAAGAAAAACTCATCAGACGATTAAGAAGGTTAGTGAGGATTTAGAGAATTTTAAATTTAATACCGCCATTAGCGCAGTAATGGAGCTAGTGAATGAGATTTATAAACAGCCGGCAGTCTCGCTAGAGATAAAACAGACAGTTAAGACGGTTGTTTTATTATTGGCTCCTATTATCCCTCATATCTGCGAAGAGATGTGGCAGATTTTGGGTGGGAAAGCGAGCGTTGCCAAAGCAGCTTGGCCAACCTATAAGCAAGAATTGACAAAGACGAGCAGTATGACAATAATCATCCAGGTTAATGGCAAATTGCGCTCTAAGATAGATGTAGATGCTGGGGTCGAGGATGAAAAGATCAAGGAACTTAGCCTAAATGATGAAAAAATAAAGAGGTTAATCGCAGGTAAAAAAATTAAAAAGATAATTACGGTTAAAGGAAAACTGGTAAATATAGTTATCTAA
- a CDS encoding HD-GYP domain-containing protein, with the protein MSYVTSMRSSVNNLLAQQGFKLAVLIFLFILIALRVITIFYYPGVDIFSVGWSLTVALVCIGYLWIAELRDRARLERINRELIITKDILKESELDAIMALILSQEAKDPYSYGHTNRVTKYSVSLARELRLPLHTVDVIERAAKLHDIGKIGIKDSILFFEGRLSAKDYEVIKSHPVKSVTILEPLKFIDEEKRIILHHHERYDGKGYPEGIKMDQIPLGSRILAIADSFDAMSSDRVYRKRLSKSVVIKELKENSGTQFDPHLVKVFLTIINRFYA; encoded by the coding sequence ATGAGCTATGTAACTTCTATGCGTAGTAGCGTAAACAATCTTTTGGCCCAGCAGGGGTTTAAGTTAGCTGTGCTTATTTTCCTTTTTATTCTTATCGCCCTAAGGGTGATAACAATCTTTTATTATCCTGGAGTTGATATATTTTCTGTAGGCTGGTCGCTGACAGTAGCTTTAGTTTGCATAGGCTATCTCTGGATTGCAGAATTGCGAGATCGAGCAAGGCTTGAAAGGATTAATCGGGAGTTAATAATCACCAAAGATATTCTAAAAGAGAGCGAACTAGATGCGATTATGGCCTTGATCTTAAGTCAAGAAGCGAAAGACCCCTATTCTTACGGGCATACGAATCGCGTAACCAAATATTCTGTTTCCTTAGCCAGGGAACTTAGGTTGCCCCTACATACAGTAGATGTAATTGAGCGCGCTGCCAAATTGCATGATATTGGAAAAATCGGAATAAAGGACAGTATCTTATTTTTTGAAGGCAGATTAAGTGCTAAAGATTACGAGGTTATCAAGAGTCATCCTGTAAAGAGCGTTACTATTTTGGAGCCGCTAAAATTTATCGACGAGGAAAAGAGAATAATCCTACATCATCATGAAAGATATGATGGCAAAGGTTATCCAGAGGGTATTAAAATGGATCAGATCCCTTTGGGTTCGCGCATTCTGGCAATTGCTGATTCCTTTGATGCCATGAGTTCTGATAGGGTATACCGCAAGCGACTTTCCAAGTCCGTTGTTATAAAGGAACTTAAAGAAAATAGCGGTACGCAGTTTGATCCCCATCTTGTTAAGGTATTCTTAACTATAATCAACCGATTTTATGCTTAG
- a CDS encoding helix-hairpin-helix domain-containing protein, with amino-acid sequence MLSLTRQERLLLVFLAITILSGVCINYALKKRPALSRFYKCSAIDKDSKHLNININNATKEELTQLPGVGEKTASIIIRYREIHGDFKEKEELKNIKGMGEKKFKKIEQYIRIE; translated from the coding sequence ATGCTTAGTCTTACACGTCAAGAGAGGCTGCTTCTTGTTTTTTTAGCTATAACGATTCTTTCAGGTGTATGTATAAATTATGCTTTAAAAAAGCGACCGGCCTTAAGTCGTTTTTATAAATGTTCTGCTATTGATAAAGATAGCAAACATCTAAATATTAACATAAACAATGCCACTAAAGAAGAGCTTACGCAGCTTCCGGGAGTAGGCGAGAAAACCGCCTCGATTATTATCCGTTATCGAGAAATCCACGGTGATTTTAAAGAAAAGGAAGAACTAAAAAATATAAAAGGCATGGGCGAGAAGAAATTTAAGAAAATAGAGCAGTATATAAGGATAGAGTAG
- the glgC gene encoding glucose-1-phosphate adenylyltransferase produces MSNVVTFIMAGGRGKRLLPLTRDRAKPAVPFGGVYRIIDFSLSNCLNSGLNRIHVLIQYRSISLDRHIRLGWNIFDPRVGNYIDAVPAQHRVGESWYKGTADAIYQNIYIIDSEKPDYILILAGDHIYKMDYRNMIRFHKEKNSDFTIGVVRMPIDKSSQLGVCEVNRGGRLVGFQEKPQNPKTVPGDNKRIYASMGIYFASSSMIKKILCEQSGSLSHYDFGRDIMPAICNKYKVLVYDFNKHERYGTYWRDIGTIDAYYEANMDLIQVTPTFNLYDQEWPIRTLQGQFPPAKTVYDGSWDPSRKGTAIQSLLSNGVIVSGGKVVSSVLSANVRINSFSLVEDCVLMEGVDIGRYAKIRRAIIDKDVKIPQHMQIGYNLQEDKKRFFVTDSGIVVVAKGEKIT; encoded by the coding sequence ATATCAAACGTCGTTACATTCATAATGGCCGGAGGCAGAGGAAAAAGGCTGCTTCCTCTTACAAGAGACAGGGCTAAGCCCGCAGTCCCTTTCGGAGGAGTTTACCGTATTATTGATTTTTCTCTATCCAACTGTCTGAATTCCGGACTTAACAGGATACACGTACTGATACAATATAGGTCTATTTCTTTAGATCGGCATATAAGACTAGGTTGGAATATTTTTGATCCGCGTGTAGGAAATTATATAGATGCTGTGCCGGCTCAGCATCGCGTAGGCGAGAGTTGGTATAAGGGAACGGCTGATGCGATATATCAAAATATATATATCATAGATAGCGAAAAACCTGATTACATTCTTATCTTAGCAGGTGATCATATATATAAAATGGACTACCGGAACATGATCCGTTTCCACAAAGAAAAAAATTCAGATTTTACCATCGGTGTAGTCAGGATGCCAATAGATAAATCCAGTCAACTTGGAGTATGTGAGGTAAATAGAGGCGGTCGACTTGTTGGATTTCAAGAAAAACCGCAAAATCCCAAAACCGTTCCGGGTGATAATAAGCGAATCTATGCATCTATGGGTATATATTTTGCCTCTAGTTCTATGATTAAAAAGATCTTATGCGAGCAATCCGGGAGCCTATCTCATTATGACTTCGGCAGGGATATAATGCCAGCTATCTGTAACAAATATAAAGTTCTTGTTTATGATTTTAATAAACATGAAAGGTACGGCACTTATTGGCGGGATATTGGAACAATAGACGCCTATTATGAAGCAAATATGGACCTTATCCAGGTAACACCGACATTTAATCTATATGATCAGGAGTGGCCGATAAGAACGCTTCAAGGCCAATTCCCTCCTGCCAAAACCGTCTATGATGGCTCTTGGGATCCCTCCCGAAAAGGCACAGCAATACAGTCTCTGTTATCCAACGGGGTGATTGTAAGCGGAGGCAAAGTCGTAAGTTCGGTGCTTTCAGCTAATGTGCGCATTAATAGCTTTTCTTTGGTAGAGGATTGCGTTCTCATGGAAGGAGTAGATATAGGCCGTTATGCAAAAATAAGACGTGCCATTATAGATAAGGATGTAAAAATCCCACAGCATATGCAAATTGGCTATAATCTCCAGGAAGACAAAAAACGCTTTTTTGTAACTGATAGCGGGATTGTTGTTGTTGCTAAGGGTGAAAAAATCACCTAG
- a CDS encoding ComEC family competence protein, with product MSLVLSDKLSQISILTALVISFILGIICNHFFGFGFFIAALLSALFLIFASILINQPGKSVFLLLIGFFFLGSSVLANSNALSSNHISNLFKSKDNPLELTGTIIDSPVLKKSKAQFRVKVKSICKDNLKLNASGKILAVVDKDLIDDLSCADNVRLKGKIYRPLSFKEAKSSFDYRQYLARQGIHFIINIRDAANIQILGMDKRYLILRIAARISERLNDLLFFQLPPISATFYAAMLLGRREVLYPQLREVFANTGTSHILAISGLHIGIVAFIFILTLKAFGVKRRTRLIISLICLIFYCILSGMRPPVVRATIMATFVIVAILIEREENIYNCLSLAAFLILLFKPSYIFEVGFQLSFFAVLGIVLFSSRLEQILENMIMFCLAKFYKGAIDLPSFFRALICAFSISICAYLSVMPLLIYHFRIITPFAILTNIIVIPALTLILALGFTFLLFATLLPPIAVILATPLGMAAAVMIHFISFVSKLPGAYFYVGFKLTLWPIVGYYILLFFLIFGLYERIDSFRQSLSNGVDKET from the coding sequence TTGTCTTTAGTCCTATCTGATAAGTTAAGTCAAATTAGTATCCTCACCGCTCTTGTTATCAGTTTTATTTTAGGCATAATCTGTAATCATTTTTTTGGATTTGGTTTTTTTATAGCTGCGTTATTATCTGCATTATTTCTGATTTTTGCCTCTATCCTTATAAACCAGCCTGGGAAATCAGTATTTTTATTGCTAATTGGCTTTTTCTTTTTGGGCTCATCTGTTTTAGCCAATAGCAATGCATTAAGTTCCAACCACATCAGCAACTTATTTAAATCCAAGGACAATCCCCTAGAATTAACAGGCACTATTATAGATAGCCCTGTCTTAAAGAAGTCAAAGGCCCAGTTTAGAGTTAAGGTTAAAAGCATTTGTAAAGACAACCTAAAGCTAAACGCATCAGGCAAGATTTTAGCTGTAGTAGATAAGGACTTGATAGATGATCTCTCTTGCGCTGACAATGTTAGATTGAAGGGGAAGATTTATAGGCCACTTAGCTTTAAGGAGGCAAAGAGTTCTTTTGATTATCGCCAGTATCTGGCGAGGCAGGGCATACATTTTATTATTAATATAAGAGATGCTGCCAATATCCAGATACTTGGTATGGACAAGAGATATCTTATTTTAAGAATAGCCGCTAGGATAAGCGAGAGGTTAAATGATTTGTTATTTTTTCAGTTACCACCAATAAGCGCAACTTTCTACGCGGCAATGTTATTAGGAAGAAGGGAGGTCCTTTATCCGCAATTAAGAGAGGTCTTTGCCAATACTGGCACATCGCATATTCTGGCTATCAGCGGCCTGCATATTGGAATAGTTGCCTTTATCTTTATTCTAACGCTTAAGGCCTTTGGCGTGAAAAGGAGAACGAGGCTGATAATCTCTCTGATCTGTCTTATATTTTATTGCATTCTTTCTGGGATGAGGCCGCCGGTAGTGCGCGCAACAATAATGGCAACTTTTGTTATCGTCGCCATCTTAATTGAGCGAGAGGAGAATATTTATAATTGCCTTTCTCTGGCGGCATTTTTGATATTATTATTTAAGCCAAGCTATATATTTGAAGTAGGATTTCAGCTTTCATTTTTCGCTGTTTTAGGCATTGTTCTTTTTAGTTCGCGCCTTGAGCAAATTTTAGAGAATATGATAATGTTTTGTTTGGCTAAATTTTATAAGGGTGCTATAGACCTGCCTAGCTTTTTTAGGGCACTAATTTGTGCTTTTTCTATCTCGATTTGTGCCTACTTGAGTGTTATGCCGTTGTTAATCTATCATTTTAGGATTATTACGCCATTTGCAATTCTAACTAATATCATCGTGATTCCGGCCTTAACTCTAATTTTGGCATTGGGTTTTACATTTTTGCTTTTTGCTACTCTTCTTCCACCAATTGCCGTAATTTTGGCTACACCTCTAGGAATGGCGGCAGCGGTTATGATCCATTTTATCTCTTTTGTCAGTAAACTCCCAGGGGCTTATTTTTACGTGGGTTTTAAGCTAACTCTTTGGCCAATCGTTGGCTACTACATTTTATTGTTTTTCCTGATTTTTGGATTATATGAACGTATCGATTCTTTTAGGCAAAGTCTATCTAACGGGGTTGACAAAGAAACATAG
- the bamD gene encoding outer membrane protein assembly factor BamD — translation MNKKVISILAIFLLILWVSDVSAFWIWTPETQRWINPKYSAKENARLQLEEVLKYYKSEQYTLSLREARKLVSYFPSAREAAEGQFYVGASLEKLNQYYDAYKAYQLAIEKYPFSERIMEMTQRQYEIGNLFLEGKVKHSWNSFLSGDEPAIEIFSSVIENAPYSEFAAASQYKLGLALLKDKRLYEAKEAFTKVLDNYSNSEWLEEAEYQIAVVTAKMSGGFDYDQAGASSARRQLEDFIKEHPDTQLKTEASKRVATLKEDEAQGNFNTAHFYEKQKAYKSAKIYYQYVIANHPQSPWAKKAKERLAEIKEENE, via the coding sequence ATGAACAAGAAAGTCATTAGTATATTGGCGATATTTCTGTTAATCTTATGGGTTAGCGACGTAAGTGCATTCTGGATTTGGACACCTGAGACTCAACGCTGGATAAATCCCAAATATAGCGCTAAAGAGAATGCAAGATTGCAGCTAGAGGAAGTTCTCAAGTACTATAAGAGTGAGCAATATACTCTAAGTTTACGCGAGGCGAGAAAGTTAGTAAGTTATTTTCCGAGTGCGCGTGAGGCAGCTGAAGGTCAATTTTATGTTGGGGCAAGCCTTGAGAAATTGAATCAGTATTATGACGCCTATAAGGCATATCAGCTAGCAATAGAAAAGTATCCTTTTTCTGAAAGGATTATGGAAATGACGCAGCGTCAATACGAAATAGGAAATCTATTTCTTGAAGGAAAGGTAAAACATTCATGGAATAGTTTTTTAAGCGGCGATGAACCAGCAATAGAGATATTTTCTAGCGTAATCGAAAATGCCCCTTATAGTGAATTTGCTGCCGCCAGTCAATATAAGTTAGGGCTTGCCCTGCTAAAGGACAAGCGTCTCTATGAAGCAAAAGAGGCATTTACTAAGGTCTTGGATAATTATTCTAATAGCGAATGGCTTGAGGAAGCTGAATATCAGATCGCTGTAGTTACAGCCAAGATGTCAGGAGGCTTTGATTACGATCAGGCCGGCGCTTCTTCAGCCAGGAGGCAATTGGAAGATTTTATTAAAGAACATCCGGATACGCAATTGAAGACTGAGGCTAGTAAGAGGGTTGCTACTTTGAAAGAAGACGAAGCACAGGGCAATTTTAATACAGCCCACTTTTATGAAAAACAGAAGGCCTATAAAAGCGCTAAAATCTATTATCAATACGTTATTGCTAATCATCCTCAAAGTCCTTGGGCTAAGAAGGCAAAAGAGAGGCTGGCAGAAATCAAGGAGGAAAATGAGTAA